In one window of Longimicrobium sp. DNA:
- a CDS encoding prepilin-type N-terminal cleavage/methylation domain-containing protein, whose translation MRGNRGFTLVEAAVALLLLGVALVPLLQSVTAGVRSEGDLAARLNAVPLAESRMEELSLLPLDSLGFYLTTRRGTFAPPFARYRWSALLRPAAGSPALVQAAVRVEWEGGAYSLETFFHRPGMLPQVRR comes from the coding sequence ATGCGCGGTAACCGCGGCTTCACCCTGGTGGAGGCGGCGGTCGCGCTCCTCCTGCTGGGCGTAGCGCTCGTGCCGCTCCTCCAGTCGGTGACGGCGGGGGTGCGCTCCGAAGGCGACCTCGCCGCGCGGCTGAACGCGGTGCCGCTCGCCGAGTCGCGGATGGAGGAGCTTTCGCTGCTTCCCCTCGACTCGCTGGGCTTCTACCTCACCACCCGCCGCGGCACCTTTGCGCCACCTTTTGCGCGGTATCGGTGGAGCGCGCTGCTGAGGCCCGCCGCCGGATCGCCCGCGCTGGTGCAGGCGGCGGTGCGGGTGGAGTGGGAGGGCGGGGCATACTCGTTGGAGACCTTTTTCCACCGGCCGGGGATGCTCCCCCAGGTGCGGCGGTGA